One window of the Sander lucioperca isolate FBNREF2018 chromosome 5, SLUC_FBN_1.2, whole genome shotgun sequence genome contains the following:
- the LOC116054959 gene encoding P2Y purinoceptor 14 yields MDLLNSTRLLSTNQSDLGSTFTRQVLPPLYLLICVVGVSLNGVAAWIFFRVPSDSGLVVYLKNMMVADLLMLATFPFRLAVQLGIGGWRLHVVSCRYTAVLFYSSMYVGILFMGLISLERYVKIVRHTSPPAAAATSSSCRSRFGSGSLLHHLHSVGFARVMAFLTWSFLLLCVLPNVVLTSRPATEENAQHCMQLKTQLGVQWHRVSTFLSVGLFWVTLLVLAYCYTSIACRVYQSYRRVRRSSNNNSSSSSCRKSNRSIFSILAVFFVCFVPYHVCRVPYTLSQMPASGFSWDTCFLLFQLKEGTLFLSALNVCLDPLIYFLMCRTFRESLLRKLSGRKQRRGSLTTGQSLSHI; encoded by the exons ATGGATCTGCTTAACTCCACCCGCCTCCTCTccaccaaccaatcagacctGGGCAGCACCTTCACGCGGCAGGTGCTGCCACCGCTCTACCTGCTCATCTGCGTGGTGGGCGTGTCCCTGAACGGCGTGGCCGCCTGGATCTTCTTCAGAGTGCCGAGCGACTCGGGCCTCGTGGTCTACCTGAAGAACATGATGGTGGCCGACCTGCTGATGCTCGCCACCTTCCCCTTCCGGCTAGCGGTGCAGCTGGGCATCGGCGGCTGGCGCCTCCACGTGGTCAGCTGCCGCTACACCGCCGTGCTCTTCTACTCCTCCATGTACGTGGGGATCCTGTTCATGGGGCTGATCAGCCTCGAGCGCTACGTCAAGATCGTGCGACACACGTCGCCTCCCGCTGCAGCGGCCACCTCGTCTTCCTGCAGGTCCAG GTTTGGCAGTGGATCCTTGCTGCATCACCTGCACAGCGTTGGCTTTGCCCGGGTGATGGCGTTCCTCACCTGGAGCTTCCTCCTTCTCTGCGTCCTGCCCAACGTGGTGCTGACCAGCCGGCCGGCTACCGAGGAGAACGCACAGCACTGCATGCAGCTGAAGACGCAGCTGGGCGTGCAGTGGCACCGCGTGTCTACCTTCCTGAGCGTGGGCCTGTTCTGGGTGACCCTGCTGGTCCTCGCCTACTGCTACACCTCCATTGCCTGCCGCGTCTACCAGTCGTACCGCCGCGTGCGccgcagcagcaacaacaacagcagcagtagcagttgCCGGAAGTCCAACCGCAGCATCTTCAGCATCCTGGCAGTCTTCTTCGTGTGCTTCGTGCCGTACCATGTGTGCCGCGTGCCGTACACGCTGAGCCAGATGCCGGCGTCGGGCTTCAGCTGGGACACGTGCTTCCTGCTGTTCCAGCTGAAGGAAGGGACGCTCTTCTTGTCGGCGCTCAACGTCTGCCTCGACCCCCTCATCTACTTCCTGATGTGCCGAACCTTCAGAGAGTCGCTGCTGAGGAAACTGTCAGGGAGAAAGCAGAGGAGGGGGTCGCTGACCACTGGACAGAGTCTGAGTCACATTTAG